In a genomic window of Chryseobacterium sp. G0162:
- a CDS encoding OsmC family protein encodes MKITLNRINDDFLFECTNSQGNSILLDNTSQPGAKGVSPMESVLMAVAGCSGIDVVSILKKQRQEIKSFQAEVEGERVQVDDAKPFKSIMVKFLLEGEIDSKKALKAAELSFEKYCSVSKTLEPNVEIGYEVFVNGEKI; translated from the coding sequence ATGAAAATAACACTAAATAGAATCAACGACGACTTTTTATTTGAATGTACAAACAGTCAGGGAAATTCCATCCTTTTAGACAATACTTCCCAGCCAGGAGCTAAAGGAGTTTCTCCAATGGAAAGTGTCCTGATGGCAGTGGCTGGATGCAGCGGAATAGATGTAGTTTCAATTTTAAAAAAGCAACGTCAGGAAATTAAAAGTTTTCAGGCAGAAGTAGAAGGGGAGAGAGTTCAGGTAGACGATGCAAAACCTTTCAAATCAATTATGGTTAAATTCCTTTTAGAAGGTGAAATTGATTCTAAGAAAGCTTTAAAAGCTGCAGAATTATCTTTCGAAAAATATTGTTCTGTATCGAAAACTTTAGAACCGAACGTAGAAATCGGATACGAAGTATTCGTAAACGGAGAAAAAATTTAA